In Legionella cardiaca, a genomic segment contains:
- the hda gene encoding DnaA regulatory inactivator Hda: MNRQLALAIQLNDEATLADFCWGSNQLLQEQISKSLAGSGERLLTIWGNSGSGKSHLLQACCQALSIQKATIYLPLQILKEWGPESIDGVEAHTLIAIDDIDLIAGNAAWEEALFHLYNKVRDNEETLLIISSRQPLTATKINLADLHSRLGWGLVMQLNELSDELKIQTLQQHARKRGFELPLSVGQFLISRCARNMHDLHVILNQLDEASLAAQRKITVPFVKSILKI, from the coding sequence ATGAACCGGCAACTCGCTTTAGCAATCCAACTAAACGATGAAGCAACTCTGGCCGATTTCTGTTGGGGTAGTAATCAGTTATTGCAGGAACAAATTTCAAAAAGCTTGGCAGGCTCTGGCGAGCGCCTACTCACTATCTGGGGCAATAGCGGTAGTGGAAAATCTCATCTATTACAAGCTTGTTGCCAAGCTTTAAGCATACAGAAAGCCACCATTTACCTGCCACTACAAATTCTGAAAGAATGGGGACCAGAAAGCATTGATGGGGTCGAAGCACATACCTTAATTGCCATTGATGATATTGATTTGATTGCGGGAAATGCCGCGTGGGAAGAAGCATTATTTCATCTCTATAATAAAGTTCGCGACAATGAAGAAACTCTCTTAATCATCAGTAGTAGACAACCACTTACTGCGACCAAGATAAATCTAGCTGATTTACATTCACGATTAGGTTGGGGCCTAGTGATGCAATTAAATGAATTAAGCGATGAATTAAAAATTCAAACTTTACAGCAACATGCCAGAAAACGTGGTTTTGAATTGCCCCTTAGTGTTGGCCAATTTTTGATAAGTCGTTGTGCACGCAATATGCATGATTTACATGTCATCCTCAACCAATTAGATGAAGCTTCCTTGGCAGCGCAACGTAAGATTACGGTTCCCTTTGTTAAATCAATTTTAAAAATTTGA
- a CDS encoding CDP-alcohol phosphatidyltransferase family protein, which produces MFKLPFLKYIPNALTLFRFILIVPFLVFLYDKEYARAFYIFLIAGLTDGFDGWLARCFHWQSPIGSFIDPLADKLLVASSFISLALIGSLPWWLVILVFLRDLTISFGVLAWFWFIQRRLDFEPTMLSKINTSLQLILVTLCLFELAFFTFAPNLIDILIFCTAITTAASYCDYVWTWGKKAYSRNPIDK; this is translated from the coding sequence ATGTTTAAATTACCATTTCTAAAATATATACCTAATGCGCTTACCTTATTCCGCTTCATATTGATAGTGCCTTTTCTGGTCTTTCTTTATGATAAGGAATATGCAAGGGCGTTTTATATATTCTTGATTGCAGGTCTAACCGATGGTTTTGATGGTTGGCTTGCAAGATGTTTTCATTGGCAAAGTCCTATAGGATCTTTTATCGATCCATTGGCGGATAAATTATTAGTCGCTTCCAGCTTTATTTCTTTAGCACTCATTGGCTCGCTGCCCTGGTGGTTAGTGATTTTGGTATTTCTGCGCGACTTAACCATTTCCTTTGGTGTTTTAGCGTGGTTTTGGTTTATTCAGCGCCGCCTCGACTTTGAGCCAACCATGCTCAGTAAAATTAATACCAGCTTACAGCTTATCTTGGTAACTCTTTGTCTTTTTGAGCTCGCTTTTTTTACATTCGCTCCCAATTTAATCGATATTCTTATTTTTTGCACAGCGATCACGACCGCTGCAAGCTACTGCGATTATGTCTGGACTTGGGGCAAAAAAGCTTACTCACGGAATCCCATCGATAAATGA
- a CDS encoding IucA/IucC family protein yields MALAYGDFHELSHQLRFLLFEIGIGLPQRSIEYFIGTAHRECLQRLQTAAGIEGLSQNVIVSHHIHDFLDQLQLQLKFKQPASLFFNWQALRHELDETVANDALAQAYRQCWQLELRKQATGFSNFWSWLCQKNNTQEILHLLEQWGCIGQPYYPNFRAKTGFSRREVLQYSPEFNAQVNLHWCALHQRYTHISEGKNSYRELLAKQFSREYQLWQNQLIFKHYDPQQYYPLPLHPWQWRNQIQNHFTQLIDDKDLILLPHHQIAKPSMSFHTMMPLKNGSCHLKMATSIQAISALQTPSPASIDNGLLLSLWLNRLLERHEYYQQQLFIAADLAGIRNNNNAASATVPKRLSIILQENPLSQLNSEQRLVPLGALFAQSPLSNKPLLIEIIEVSGLAPRDFFRNYCQCLLFGQLHLLLRYGFAFEADQQNTLIAFTNNQPSALVIRNLDNASISMHRFYEQTLKPDFHLDSTIIANSLDGLVNKFVHSNLQSNLAYWITIINSHYHFTEKTLWQLVYTVIQQALAKIAPDIEPSLFDFYQRQLLSKPWQHKALLSMRLHKDSTGYLSSSVINPLSECCK; encoded by the coding sequence ATGGCTTTAGCCTATGGCGATTTTCATGAATTAAGTCATCAACTGCGTTTTTTATTATTCGAAATTGGTATTGGTTTACCACAACGTTCCATAGAATACTTTATTGGCACAGCTCACCGTGAATGTTTGCAGCGCTTGCAAACTGCAGCAGGAATTGAAGGCTTGTCTCAAAACGTGATTGTCAGTCACCATATCCATGATTTTCTTGATCAATTGCAACTGCAGCTTAAATTCAAACAACCCGCTTCTTTATTTTTTAATTGGCAAGCATTGCGGCATGAATTAGACGAAACGGTTGCCAATGACGCACTGGCCCAGGCTTATCGGCAATGTTGGCAATTAGAGTTACGCAAGCAAGCCACAGGATTTAGTAATTTCTGGAGCTGGTTATGTCAAAAAAATAATACCCAGGAAATCCTGCATTTGCTTGAGCAATGGGGCTGTATCGGCCAGCCTTACTATCCGAATTTTCGCGCCAAAACAGGTTTTAGTCGGCGTGAAGTTTTGCAATATTCCCCCGAATTTAATGCCCAGGTAAATCTTCATTGGTGTGCTTTACATCAACGTTATACTCACATTTCTGAGGGGAAGAACAGTTATCGCGAATTACTGGCCAAGCAATTTTCCCGGGAATATCAACTTTGGCAAAACCAATTGATCTTTAAACATTATGACCCACAACAATATTACCCTCTTCCCTTGCATCCTTGGCAGTGGCGCAATCAAATACAAAATCACTTTACGCAACTTATTGACGATAAAGACTTAATTTTGCTACCCCATCATCAAATTGCGAAGCCATCAATGTCTTTTCATACCATGATGCCTTTAAAGAATGGCAGCTGTCATCTCAAAATGGCTACGTCTATTCAGGCAATCTCGGCATTACAAACACCATCTCCTGCATCCATAGACAATGGTCTCCTTTTGTCCCTGTGGCTTAATCGCTTGCTTGAAAGACATGAATATTACCAACAGCAGCTTTTTATTGCGGCAGATTTAGCTGGCATAAGAAATAATAATAACGCGGCATCTGCCACTGTCCCTAAACGGCTTTCAATCATTTTACAAGAGAATCCTTTATCTCAACTTAATTCCGAACAGCGACTTGTCCCTTTAGGCGCTCTTTTTGCCCAATCTCCCTTATCCAATAAACCGTTACTCATTGAAATCATTGAGGTTAGTGGCTTAGCACCGAGAGATTTTTTCCGGAATTATTGCCAATGCTTGCTTTTTGGCCAATTACATCTGTTATTGCGTTATGGATTTGCTTTTGAAGCCGATCAGCAAAATACCCTAATTGCCTTTACCAACAACCAGCCAAGTGCACTGGTTATACGCAATTTAGATAATGCCAGTATTAGCATGCATCGATTTTATGAGCAGACCTTAAAGCCTGATTTTCATCTCGATTCAACAATCATTGCCAATAGTTTAGATGGACTAGTTAATAAGTTTGTACATAGCAATCTACAAAGTAATTTGGCCTATTGGATTACAATTATTAATTCTCATTACCATTTTACAGAAAAAACTCTCTGGCAACTTGTCTACACTGTGATCCAGCAAGCTTTGGCAAAAATTGCTCCCGACATAGAACCGTCACTGTTTGATTTTTATCAAAGGCAACTTCTTTCTAAGCCTTGGCAGCATAAAGCTTTACTCTCAATGCGTCTTCATAAAGATAGTACTGGCTATCTCTCTAGTTCGGTTATCAATCCCTTAAGTGAATGTTGTAAATAA
- a CDS encoding DUF3592 domain-containing protein — MKQLTFFLVLATVATFLLAGYYLIEGWRFTHNSIQTDGKIVNFIIKPSQNNVNRAAMLHYPVVNFKTKTGKNVTATSQIGFYLHKYEMGDVVPLLYHEHDTNHVVIGKFIALWMRFAIVLIAALIFMILACITSLSRK; from the coding sequence ATGAAACAACTCACCTTCTTTTTAGTGTTAGCTACTGTCGCCACCTTCCTTCTTGCTGGTTATTATTTAATTGAAGGTTGGCGTTTCACCCATAACAGCATACAAACTGACGGAAAAATAGTCAACTTTATCATTAAGCCATCACAAAATAATGTTAATCGCGCTGCGATGTTGCACTATCCTGTTGTTAACTTTAAAACAAAGACAGGAAAAAATGTTACTGCCACCAGTCAGATTGGATTTTATCTGCACAAATATGAAATGGGGGATGTTGTGCCGCTCCTGTATCATGAACATGATACAAATCACGTCGTAATCGGCAAATTCATTGCCTTGTGGATGCGTTTTGCCATTGTTTTAATTGCCGCTTTAATCTTTATGATCCTAGCTTGCATTACTTCACTTTCCCGCAAATAA
- a CDS encoding YhbY family RNA-binding protein: MDTAFKQSLKAKAHHLKPVVLLGAKGLTSAVVEETNVALIAHELIKVKISGVEKQERQAIAGDLCEQLQAELVQLIGNIAIIYRKNEEE, from the coding sequence ATGGACACCGCATTTAAGCAATCATTAAAAGCTAAAGCTCATCATTTAAAGCCTGTTGTACTCTTAGGAGCTAAAGGCTTGACCTCGGCTGTCGTTGAAGAAACAAACGTTGCCCTAATCGCTCACGAACTTATTAAAGTAAAAATTTCCGGTGTAGAAAAACAAGAACGACAAGCTATAGCAGGTGATCTTTGTGAGCAATTGCAAGCCGAATTGGTCCAATTAATTGGTAATATTGCCATTATTTACAGAAAAAATGAGGAAGAATGA
- the rlmE gene encoding 23S rRNA (uridine(2552)-2'-O)-methyltransferase RlmE, which produces MPRSKSSKRWLQEHFDDVFVKKAQTEGYRSRAVYKLKEVDEKEHLLKSGMTVVDLGAAPGGWTQYVTEKLGGHGTIIALDILPMDTLPDVHFIQGDFRDDEVFQQLMNMIPEHGVDLLLSDMAPNMSGSAAIDIPRAMYLAELAFDFGEKMLKPGGTLLMKVFHGAGFDELIKQARAQFDKVVIRKPTASRSRSRETYLLAKGYNL; this is translated from the coding sequence ATGCCCCGTTCCAAAAGTAGTAAGCGCTGGCTACAGGAACATTTCGATGATGTTTTTGTAAAGAAAGCACAAACGGAAGGTTATCGTAGTCGAGCAGTCTATAAGCTAAAAGAAGTTGATGAAAAAGAGCATTTGCTAAAGTCTGGTATGACAGTTGTTGATTTAGGCGCTGCTCCCGGAGGCTGGACGCAATATGTGACCGAAAAATTAGGCGGTCACGGCACGATTATTGCACTTGATATTTTACCTATGGATACTCTGCCTGATGTGCATTTTATTCAAGGTGATTTCCGGGATGATGAGGTTTTCCAACAATTAATGAATATGATTCCGGAACATGGTGTAGACTTGCTTTTATCAGATATGGCCCCAAATATGAGTGGTTCGGCAGCAATTGATATTCCTCGAGCCATGTATTTAGCCGAGTTAGCTTTTGATTTTGGCGAAAAAATGTTAAAACCAGGAGGTACTTTGCTAATGAAAGTGTTTCATGGTGCTGGTTTTGATGAACTTATTAAGCAAGCGCGTGCGCAGTTTGATAAAGTAGTTATTCGTAAGCCTACCGCCTCACGTTCTCGTTCGCGAGAAACCTATTTGCTGGCGAAGGGCTATAATTTATAG
- the ftsH gene encoding ATP-dependent zinc metalloprotease FtsH, translating to MVKNLFLWLIIAIVLVSVFSNFGPRHTSAEKISYSNFLKEVDQGTISTVTIEDNKVIKGLTKNNHRFVTYMPMQDDALLGELLKNQVDVSGQEKQQESFLLHLFINWFPMLLLIGVWVFFMRQMQGGGGRGAMSFGRSRARLLGEDQVKVTFADVAGVDEAKEEVKELVDFLRDPSKFQNLGGRIPRGVLLVGPPGTGKTLLAKAVAGEAKVPFFTISGSDFVEMFVGVGASRVRDMFEQAKKHAPCIIFIDEIDAVGRHRGAGLGGGHDEREQTLNQLLVEMDGFEGNEGVIVVSATNRPDVLDPALLRPGRFDRQVVVPLPDIRGREQILKVHLQKVPIDKDVEILPIARGTPGFSGADLANLVNEAALFAARANKRKVGMIELDKAKDKIMMGAERRSMVMDENEKKLTAYHEAGHAIVGLSVPEHDPVYKVTIIPRGRALGVTMFLPEQDRYSHSKRRLESQLSSLFGGRIAEELIFGVESVTTGASNDIMRATEIARKMVTAWGLSNLGPLTFGEEQGEVFLGRTVNQHKEISDKTAQEIDAEVRDIIDRNYQRAKEILLANMDKLHLMAEGLIKYETIDANQIQEIMAGQEPSPPDDWEATKLIDKDKRGDDTTPKTINGKPVDNPAGGH from the coding sequence ATGGTAAAAAATTTATTTCTGTGGCTGATAATAGCAATCGTGCTGGTCTCAGTATTTAGTAATTTTGGCCCCCGCCATACGTCTGCTGAGAAAATATCTTATAGCAATTTCTTAAAAGAGGTTGATCAAGGCACAATTAGTACAGTGACCATTGAAGACAATAAAGTCATCAAAGGATTAACTAAAAATAATCACCGATTTGTTACCTATATGCCGATGCAAGACGATGCATTGCTGGGTGAATTGCTGAAAAACCAAGTTGATGTCAGCGGCCAAGAAAAGCAGCAGGAAAGTTTCTTGTTGCATCTCTTCATTAACTGGTTCCCTATGTTATTGCTGATTGGTGTTTGGGTTTTCTTCATGCGCCAGATGCAAGGTGGCGGCGGCCGGGGAGCAATGTCTTTTGGGCGCTCTCGCGCACGCTTACTTGGTGAAGATCAGGTTAAGGTTACGTTTGCTGATGTTGCTGGGGTAGACGAAGCTAAAGAAGAAGTTAAAGAGTTAGTCGATTTCTTAAGAGATCCATCCAAATTTCAGAATTTAGGTGGACGAATTCCTCGCGGTGTTTTGCTTGTTGGTCCTCCAGGAACAGGTAAAACTTTGCTTGCTAAAGCGGTTGCCGGTGAAGCTAAGGTACCATTTTTTACAATTTCCGGTTCTGATTTCGTCGAGATGTTTGTTGGGGTGGGTGCTTCTCGAGTTCGTGATATGTTTGAACAGGCAAAAAAACATGCGCCCTGTATTATTTTCATTGACGAGATTGATGCTGTAGGTAGACATCGTGGCGCTGGCTTAGGTGGCGGTCATGATGAACGCGAACAAACATTAAACCAATTGCTGGTTGAAATGGATGGTTTTGAAGGTAATGAAGGCGTTATTGTTGTATCCGCGACAAACCGGCCTGATGTTCTTGACCCTGCACTGTTAAGGCCAGGACGTTTTGACCGTCAAGTTGTCGTCCCTTTGCCTGATATCCGTGGGCGCGAACAGATTCTCAAGGTTCATTTGCAAAAAGTACCAATTGATAAAGATGTAGAAATATTACCTATTGCCCGTGGAACTCCAGGGTTTTCTGGTGCTGACTTAGCGAATTTAGTGAATGAAGCAGCACTGTTTGCTGCACGTGCTAACAAACGAAAAGTTGGCATGATTGAGCTCGATAAAGCAAAAGACAAAATTATGATGGGTGCTGAAAGACGCTCAATGGTAATGGATGAGAATGAGAAGAAATTGACAGCCTACCACGAAGCAGGACATGCAATTGTGGGGCTTTCAGTTCCTGAGCATGATCCCGTGTATAAAGTTACAATTATACCTCGTGGTCGTGCTTTAGGGGTGACGATGTTTTTACCGGAACAAGATCGCTATAGCCATAGTAAACGCCGCTTAGAAAGCCAATTGTCTAGCTTATTTGGTGGTCGTATTGCTGAGGAATTAATTTTCGGTGTTGAAAGTGTAACTACGGGGGCTTCCAACGACATAATGCGTGCTACAGAAATTGCTCGCAAAATGGTTACTGCTTGGGGCTTGTCCAATCTTGGGCCTCTCACTTTTGGTGAAGAACAGGGTGAAGTATTTCTGGGACGTACCGTTAACCAACATAAAGAGATTTCAGACAAAACAGCACAAGAAATTGATGCGGAAGTCAGAGATATTATTGATAGAAACTATCAAAGAGCAAAAGAGATTCTCTTGGCAAATATGGACAAGTTGCATCTAATGGCAGAAGGATTAATTAAATACGAAACAATAGATGCAAATCAAATCCAGGAAATTATGGCTGGACAAGAACCTTCTCCTCCAGATGATTGGGAAGCTACCAAACTCATTGATAAAGATAAAAGAGGTGATGATACCACTCCAAAAACTATCAATGGGAAGCCTGTCGATAATCCTGCGGGCGGACATTAA
- the folP gene encoding dihydropteroate synthase encodes MNNNQFKQWLRAYAQSIQEYSKPLVMGILNITPNSFSDGGRYFTRDKAVEHALEMVAAGADIIDIGGESSKPGAKPVSCAEELARVIPVIEKLRQESEICISIDTTKAQVMQEALAAGAFIINDITALATPESLDVAAKFDVPVCLMHMQGKPTTMQEQPQYVDDVIDELYSFFKQKIQICLSAGIKTENLILDPGFGFGKLPQHNLRIVKQIAAFKDFHLPIMLGASRKSTVGSILGKPVEQRLLGSLAIAIFAALQGVAILRTHDVDETQQVLIMLEAITNESLPKPFNCF; translated from the coding sequence ATGAACAATAATCAATTTAAGCAATGGCTTAGGGCCTATGCTCAATCTATTCAAGAGTACTCCAAACCATTAGTTATGGGAATATTGAATATAACTCCAAACTCTTTTTCGGATGGTGGGCGATATTTTACTAGAGACAAAGCGGTAGAACATGCTTTGGAAATGGTAGCTGCCGGTGCTGATATTATTGATATTGGCGGAGAATCATCCAAACCAGGTGCAAAGCCTGTGAGTTGCGCGGAAGAATTAGCAAGAGTGATTCCAGTTATTGAAAAGTTGCGCCAGGAAAGTGAAATCTGTATTTCAATTGATACTACAAAGGCCCAGGTCATGCAGGAAGCACTTGCTGCGGGAGCTTTTATAATTAATGATATTACTGCATTAGCTACACCAGAATCTTTAGACGTTGCTGCTAAATTTGATGTGCCTGTCTGTTTAATGCACATGCAGGGTAAACCAACGACTATGCAAGAGCAGCCACAATATGTTGATGATGTTATCGATGAGTTATATTCTTTTTTCAAACAAAAAATTCAAATCTGTCTTTCTGCAGGTATTAAAACTGAAAATTTAATTCTGGATCCCGGCTTTGGATTTGGGAAATTACCGCAGCATAACTTACGCATTGTTAAACAGATAGCTGCTTTCAAAGACTTTCATCTTCCCATAATGCTTGGTGCTTCTCGTAAATCGACAGTGGGCTCAATCTTGGGAAAACCCGTGGAACAGCGGTTATTAGGGAGCTTGGCTATTGCAATTTTTGCAGCTTTACAAGGAGTGGCTATTTTAAGAACTCATGATGTTGACGAAACACAACAAGTCTTAATAATGTTAGAAGCAATTACTAACGAATCATTGCCAAAACCATTTAATTGTTTCTAA
- the glmM gene encoding phosphoglucosamine mutase, giving the protein MNQRKYFGTDGIRGRVGLSNINPEFILKLGWALGRVITNSRHGKVIIGKDTRVSGYMLESALEAGLSAAGVDVGLLGPMPTPGIAYLTQTLRASAGVVISASHNLFEDNGIKFFSADGSKFPDELELAIEAEMEKTLETVPSAKLGKAARINDAPGRYIEFCKSTIPSQTRLTGLRIVVDCAHGATYHIAPNVFSELGAEVLAIGNKPNGFNINEACGSTAPEALRQQVLQTGADIGIALDGDGDRLILVDATGNIIDGDQILYIIAKDRHQRNLLQGGIVGTLMSNYGLEKAFNEMGIPFLRTNVGDRYVLEALKKKDWKIGGESSGHIVCLDKTTTGDGIVAALQVLACMIKRQKDLQQLVEGIQLLPQTLINIKTAYAKQLAQHNRILEIVATLSSEWQGEGRILLRPSGTEPLLRVMVEGHDSNKVASHAEQLSNEIRHIEKQYF; this is encoded by the coding sequence ATGAATCAGCGTAAATATTTTGGTACTGACGGAATTCGTGGTCGAGTTGGTTTATCCAATATTAATCCTGAGTTCATCTTAAAGTTAGGGTGGGCTCTAGGCCGGGTAATTACTAATAGCAGGCATGGGAAAGTAATTATTGGTAAAGATACTCGAGTTTCTGGTTATATGCTTGAGTCTGCTCTTGAAGCGGGATTATCTGCTGCTGGCGTTGATGTCGGTTTATTAGGACCAATGCCCACTCCTGGAATAGCTTATCTTACGCAAACTTTACGCGCTAGCGCTGGCGTGGTGATTAGCGCTTCCCATAATTTGTTTGAGGATAATGGAATTAAATTTTTCTCTGCCGATGGCAGTAAATTTCCGGATGAACTGGAACTGGCAATAGAGGCAGAAATGGAAAAAACGCTTGAGACCGTTCCTTCAGCTAAATTGGGAAAAGCCGCACGTATTAATGACGCTCCTGGTCGTTATATTGAATTTTGTAAGTCAACCATCCCTTCGCAAACACGTTTAACTGGATTGAGAATTGTTGTCGATTGTGCTCATGGAGCGACTTACCATATTGCTCCTAATGTATTTAGCGAATTGGGGGCTGAAGTTTTAGCGATTGGTAATAAACCAAATGGTTTTAACATTAATGAAGCTTGTGGTTCAACGGCACCTGAGGCTTTGCGGCAACAGGTCCTACAAACAGGAGCGGATATAGGTATCGCATTGGACGGAGATGGTGACAGACTTATCCTTGTTGATGCTACTGGGAATATCATTGATGGCGATCAAATCCTTTATATTATTGCAAAAGACAGGCATCAAAGAAACCTGCTCCAAGGGGGTATTGTCGGCACCTTAATGAGTAATTACGGATTGGAAAAGGCTTTCAATGAAATGGGAATTCCCTTCCTTAGAACAAATGTGGGCGATCGATACGTATTAGAAGCATTAAAGAAAAAAGATTGGAAAATTGGTGGCGAATCCTCTGGCCATATCGTTTGCCTTGATAAAACAACCACTGGCGATGGTATCGTTGCTGCGTTGCAAGTATTGGCCTGTATGATAAAGCGGCAAAAAGATTTGCAACAATTAGTTGAGGGGATTCAGTTATTACCGCAAACATTAATCAATATCAAAACTGCCTATGCCAAACAACTAGCACAACATAATCGTATTTTAGAAATAGTGGCTACCCTTAGTAGTGAATGGCAAGGAGAGGGTCGTATCTTATTGCGCCCCTCTGGAACTGAACCACTATTAAGAGTAATGGTCGAGGGTCATGATAGCAATAAGGTCGCGTCTCATGCAGAGCAACTGAGCAATGAGATTCGTCATATTGAAAAGCAATACTTTTAA
- the tpiA gene encoding triose-phosphate isomerase translates to MRKKIVAGNWKMNGRISQIKSLLQQLLALMDDSITADCLVIPPAIYMALVEQQLANSKIKWGAQNVYPEDMGAFTGELSGPMLKDYGCKYVLVGHSERRRIFAESEKFVADKFHHVKEHGMIPVLCVGETLEERKQGLTEQVLTKQLLAITETNNRCFNGCIIAYEPVWAIGTGQTALPEQVQEVHSSIRALVAEFNLNDANQLSILYGGSVNEKNASSLFAMPDVDGGLVGGASLNAQQFVDIVKCIN, encoded by the coding sequence ATGCGGAAAAAAATAGTTGCCGGCAACTGGAAAATGAATGGTCGTATTAGCCAGATTAAGTCACTGTTGCAGCAATTATTAGCGCTGATGGATGATTCTATTACTGCTGATTGTTTAGTAATCCCGCCAGCAATCTATATGGCTTTAGTAGAGCAACAGCTCGCCAATAGTAAAATTAAATGGGGGGCACAAAATGTGTACCCAGAGGATATGGGCGCCTTTACGGGTGAGTTATCTGGCCCCATGCTCAAAGATTACGGCTGCAAATATGTTTTAGTCGGACACTCAGAGCGCAGACGCATATTTGCTGAGAGTGAAAAATTTGTTGCAGATAAATTCCACCATGTAAAAGAACATGGTATGATACCGGTTCTTTGCGTTGGTGAAACGCTGGAAGAGCGTAAGCAAGGATTAACTGAACAAGTATTAACAAAGCAGCTGCTTGCGATTACAGAGACTAATAATCGCTGCTTTAATGGTTGCATAATCGCTTATGAGCCTGTATGGGCCATAGGGACTGGGCAAACTGCCTTGCCAGAGCAAGTGCAAGAGGTGCATTCCTCAATTAGAGCCTTAGTCGCTGAATTTAACCTTAATGATGCCAATCAGTTGTCTATACTTTACGGCGGCAGTGTCAATGAGAAAAATGCAAGCTCATTGTTTGCAATGCCAGATGTTGACGGTGGTTTGGTCGGTGGTGCATCACTGAATGCGCAACAGTTTGTGGATATTGTAAAATGTATCAATTAA
- the secG gene encoding preprotein translocase subunit SecG, whose translation MYQLILMIHVLVAIVLIGLVLIQHGKGADIGAAFGSGASNTVFGSQGTGSFLFKLTGGLALTFFVTSLSLSYMVSSQYQKAAQQAIPQQTSVPESKIPVPVDSSKSGKQ comes from the coding sequence ATGTATCAATTAATTCTAATGATTCATGTGCTGGTTGCCATAGTCTTAATTGGCTTGGTATTAATTCAGCATGGTAAAGGTGCCGACATCGGCGCAGCCTTTGGTTCGGGTGCGTCTAATACTGTGTTCGGTAGCCAAGGTACAGGTAGTTTCTTGTTCAAATTAACCGGCGGTTTGGCCTTGACTTTTTTTGTCACGAGTTTGTCTCTGTCATATATGGTATCTTCGCAATACCAGAAGGCAGCACAGCAAGCCATACCTCAGCAAACCAGTGTACCAGAGAGTAAAATCCCGGTGCCGGTTGATAGCAGTAAGAGCGGAAAACAATAA
- a CDS encoding NADH-quinone oxidoreductase subunit A, producing MLSQYLPILVFIIIALVIGLVMLAAGSLLGKHNPDSVKNAPYECGFGAFESSHIPFDVRFYLVAILFIIFDLETAFFFPWALVLRKIGWFGFSAMMIFLGLLVIGFIYEWKRGALEWE from the coding sequence ATGCTATCACAATATTTACCTATACTTGTTTTTATCATAATTGCCCTTGTGATTGGTCTTGTGATGCTGGCAGCCGGTTCACTGCTTGGCAAACACAATCCTGATTCCGTCAAAAATGCGCCTTATGAATGTGGTTTTGGAGCGTTTGAAAGCTCTCATATTCCTTTTGATGTAAGATTCTACCTGGTTGCTATACTTTTTATTATATTTGATTTAGAAACTGCCTTTTTCTTTCCTTGGGCTTTAGTATTACGTAAGATTGGTTGGTTCGGTTTTTCCGCAATGATGATCTTCTTAGGCCTATTGGTAATTGGCTTTATCTACGAGTGGAAACGGGGCGCTCTTGAATGGGAGTGA
- a CDS encoding NuoB/complex I 20 kDa subunit family protein: protein MAVAELQKTGFVTTSVDKLLGWARSGSMWPMTFGLACCAVEMMHVGAARYDLDRFGIIFRPSPRQSDVMIVAGTLCNKMAPALRRVYDQMPEPRWVISMGSCANGGGYYHYSYSVVRGCDRIVPVDIYVPGCPPTAEALLYGIIQLQNKIRRKQIIEA, encoded by the coding sequence ATGGCTGTTGCTGAATTGCAGAAAACTGGCTTTGTTACAACCTCCGTAGACAAACTGCTTGGTTGGGCTCGGAGCGGTTCAATGTGGCCCATGACTTTCGGTTTGGCCTGCTGTGCTGTCGAAATGATGCACGTAGGTGCTGCTCGTTACGATTTGGACCGCTTTGGTATTATTTTTAGACCTAGTCCTCGTCAATCAGACGTTATGATTGTTGCAGGTACACTATGTAATAAAATGGCACCAGCCTTACGTCGTGTCTATGATCAGATGCCTGAACCTCGCTGGGTAATTTCTATGGGATCATGTGCTAACGGTGGTGGATACTACCATTATTCCTATTCTGTGGTGCGTGGTTGTGATCGTATTGTACCAGTTGATATCTATGTGCCAGGCTGCCCGCCCACTGCTGAAGCTCTTCTTTATGGCATTATCCAATTGCAAAATAAAATTAGACGTAAGCAGATAATTGAAGCTTAA